The DNA sequence CACCGGGCAGGTGTCAGGCCCTATACTTCATCTTACGATTTTGCAGAGCCCTGTGTTTTTGATAAACAGTCGCCTGGACCTCTTCACTGCGGCCAGCTTGCGCTGGCGACCTTTCTCCCGAAGTTACAGGTCTATTTTGCCTAATTCCTTAGCCATGAATCTCTCGAGCACCTTAGGATTCTCTCCTCAACTACCTGTGTCGGTTTACGGTACTGGTACTAATTACCTGAAGTTTAGAGGTTTTTCTTGGAAGCCCTTAGGCGCACTATCTCTTTGTCCGAAGACTCCGAGTACTATCGTATTTCCCCAAGCCGCGTGGATTTGCCTGCGCAGCTTATAGGTAGGTACTTCAACGAACTATTCCGTCAGTTCGCGGCGCTTTCATCACTCCGTCACCCCATCACAGTAATTAGTAGTACGGGAATATTAACCCGTTAGCCATCGACTGTCCCTTTCGGGTTCGCCTTAGGACCAGACTAACCCACAGCTGATTAGCATAGCTGTGGAAACCTTAGTTTTTCGGTGTGCGGGTTTCTCGCCCGCATTATCGTTACTTATGCCTACATTTTCTTTTCTAACCAGTCCAGCATACCTTACGATACACCTTCAACCCTGTTAGAATGCTCCCCTACCACTTACAGTAAACTGTAAATCCATAGCTTCGGTAATATGCTTATGCCCGATTATTATCCATGCTCGTCCGCTCGACTAGTGAGCTGTTACGCACTCTTTAAATGAATGGCTGCTTCCAAGCCAACATCCTAGCTGTCTGGGCAGACAAACCTCGTTCTTTCAACTTAGCATATATTTGGGGACCTTAGCTGATGGTCTGGGTTCTTTCCCTCTCGGACTTGGACCTTAGCACCCAAGCCCTCACTGTTATCAATCATTATATAGCATTCGGAGTTTGTCAGGAATTGGTAGGCGGTGAAGCCCCCGCATCCAATCAGTAGCTCTACCTCTATATAACTAAAATAACGCTGCACCTAAATGCATTTCGGGGAGTACGAGCTATTTCCGAGTTTGATTGGCCTTTCACCCCTACCCACAGGTCATCCGAAGACTTTTCAACGTCAACCGGTTCGGACCTCCACACTGTGTTACCAGCGCTTCATCCTGCCCATGGGTAGATCACACGGTTTCGCGTCTAACACTACTGACTAAAGCGCCCTATTCAGACTCGCTTTCGCTACGGATCCGTGGCTTAACCACTTATCCTTGCCAGCAACGTTAACTCGTAGGCTCATTATGCAAAAGGCACGCCGTCACCCCACGAAAGGGCTCCGACCGCTTGTAAGCGTATGGTTTCAGGATCTATTTCACTCCGTTATTCACGGTTCTTTTCACCTTTCCCTCACGGTACTGGTTCACTATCGGTCTCTCAGGAGTATTTAGCCTTAGCGGATGGTCCCGCCAAATTCAGACAGGGTTTCACGTGCCCCGCCCTACTCAGGATACCACTATCTATTACACTTGTTACCTATACGAGGCTATCACTCTCTATGGCATAACTTTCCAGTCACTTCTAGTTCCTTGTGCATAAAATGTCGTGGTCCTACAACCCCAATCTTGCCGTAACAACATTGGTTTGGGCTAATCCGCGTTCGCTCGCCACTACTTACGGAATCACTTTTGTTTTCTTCTCCTCCGCCTACTTAGATGTTTCAGTTCAGCGGGTTTGCCCACCTATCGGTGTACTATGTCTTCAACATAGTGGGTTGCCCCATTCAGGTATCTACGGATCAATCGGTGTGTGCCCGTCCCCGTAGCTTTTCGCAGCTTATCACGCCTTTCATCGCCTCTGAGAGCCAAGGCATCCCCCATACGCCCTTATTTTGCTTATTGTACCAATCATAAAATCAATTATGACCGTTTTTTTTTGTCTTTTATTATCCGTATTACTACCAATAACAAAAAACGCTTTCTACTTTTTATTATTTCTTATCTCAATATGTCAATGAACTTTTATTTACTACTTTTATAGTAAATCAGTGGAGAATAACGGAGTCGAACCGTTGACCTCCTGCGTGCAAGGCAGGCGCTCTAGCCAGCTGAGCTAATCCCCCATTTTGCAATCTTAGATTGTAGAATTCAGATTTTAGATTTCTTAATTCTTCTCTAATTTCTTTGGTGAATTCCAACTTCTAGAATTTCCTTTTTTTAAGCTTTTCAGTCTTTTTAAGTTACTTTTAATTATAAATTTTTGATTTTTAATTAATTCTCTTTAAAAAGTAGTCCCGGGCAGACTCGAACTGCCGACCCCTACATTATCAGTGTAGTACTCTAACCAGCTGAGCTACGAGACTCTGTTTTACTTAAATTTATTATTTGAACTAACAGCAAGAGTAATAAAATTTCATGATTCAGAAACATTTAGATCTGCATCTTTTTTCCTAACCGTGCAATTGCTTGCTAACACTTAGGCTCTAGAAAGGAGGTGTTCCAGCCGCACCTTCCGGTACGGCTACCTTGTTACGACTTAGCCCTAGTTACCAGTTTTACCCTAGGCAGCTCCTTGCGGTCACCGACTTCAGGCACCCCCAGCTTCCATGGCTTGACGGGCGGTGTGTACAAGGCCCGGGAACGTATTCACCGGATCATGGCTGATATCCGATTACTAGCGATTCCAGCTTCACGGAGTCGAGTTGCAGACTCCGATCCGAACTGTGACCGGTTTTGTAGATTCGCTCCTGGTCGCCCAGTGGCTGCTCTCTGTACCGGCCATTGTAGCACGTGTGTAGCCCAAGGCGTAAGGGCCGTGATGATTTGACGTCATCCCCACCTTCCTCACAGTTTGCACTGGCAGTCTTGTTAGAGTTCCCGACATGACTCGCTGGCAACTAACAACAGGGGTTGCGCTCGTTATAGGACTTAACCTGACACCTCACGGCACGAGCTGACGACAACCATGCAGCACCTTGTAAATTGTCTTGCGAAAAGTCTGTTTCCAAACCGGTCAATCTACATTTAAGCCTTGGTAAGGTTCCTCGCGTATCATCGAATTAAACCACATGCTCCACCGCTTGTGCGGGCCCCCGTCAATTCCTTTGAGTTTCATTCTTGCGAACGTACTCCCCAGGTGGGATACTTATCACTTTCGCTTAGCCACTGAACTTGCGCCCAACAGCTAGTATCCATCGTTTACGGCGTGGACTACCAGGGTATCTAATCCTGTTCGCTACCCACGCTTTCGTCCATCAGCGTCAATATATTAGTAGTAACCTGCCTTCGCAATTGGTATTCCATGTAATCTCTAAGCATTTCACCGCTACACTACATATTCTAGTTACTTCCTAATAATTCAAGTCTAGCAGTATCAATGGCCGTTCCACCGTTGAGCGATGGGCTTTCACCACTGACTTACCAAACCGCCTACGAACCCTTTAAACCCAATGATTCCGGATAACGCTTGGATCCTCCGTATTACCGCGGCTGCTGGCACGGAGTTAGCCGATCCTTATTCTTACAGTACCGTCAAGCTGGTTCACGAACCAGTGTTTCTTCCTGTACAAAAGCAGTTTACAATCCATAGGACCGTCATCCTGCACGCGGCATGGCTGGATCAGGCTTGCGCCCATTGTCCAATATTCCTCACTGCTGCCTCCCGTAGGAGTCTGGTCCGTGTCTCAGTACCAGTGTGGGGGATCTCCCTCTCAGGACCCCTACCCATCGTAGCCTTGGTAAGCCGTTACCTTACCAACTAGCTAATGGGACGCATGCTCATCTTTTACCGTTGTGACTTTAATAATTAAATGATGCCATTCAATTATACTATGAGGTATTAATCCAAATTTCTCTGGGCTATCCCTCTGTAAAAGGTAGATTGCATACGCGTTACGCACCCGTGCGCCGGTCTCAAGCTCCGAAGAACTCTACCCCTCGACTTGCATGTGTTAAGCCTGCCGCTAGCGTTCATCCTGAGCCAGGATCAAACTCTTCATCGTATATTTTTTATATTATATTGCGATGCGTTCTCTAGTGCTTCTTTTCGAATCTCTCGATTCTATTACTCTTATTCTTTTGTTTTAACATCTCTGTTAAAACGGCTGTCAATTCAATATGTCTACGAACGTGTGTTTCTGTGTTTCGCTTGTGTTGCAAAGCGGGTGCAAAATTACATCTTTAATTCACATTTACAATACTTTCAACCCTCTTTTTTTACTCTTTTTTTCAAAGTTTTTCATAACAATCTGATAACATAAAGTTTACACTAAAAAACTCTTTAAGTAATTTTAAGATTATTCTTTCTTTTGTGCTATTTCAGCAAAAACATTGATTCTACGAACTCTATTTTTACATAATTTACAACATCTACCAAGCTTTAATGAAAATTTTCAAAACCTCATACGATATATAGACACTAATGCGCGCTCTGTAAATTACTATTGTAGGATAACAATGTCCTTTGCTATTCATATAATATTTTTCAAAGCACTAAAGACAACAAGTTACACACAGATACAACAAAGTCTCTGATTTTTAACTTAACATAAATTCCAGTCTTTATCTAAAAATTCATCCTCACCCGGCTCTTCTGTTTTGTAAGCAATCGCTTCCGGAATGGATGTCTTTGGAATGTTCACATGTATAATTGTATTTTCCTTAATAGTATCAAGTTGTTCCAAAACTTCTTCGAGTTCGTCGAGACTGCTAACTTCAAAACCTTTTCCCCCAAATACATCAACGAGCTTGGCATATTTCCAACGGTGCATTTCATTGTAGTCATAAACGCTGTTTAAATCGGGGATACTATATTCTACTTTGTCAGCGCCACGGAAAGGATTTGGGTTCACAAGCATTTGTTCAATACCATAAATACCATTATCCAACACAAAAACAATAGTATCATGTTTCAATTTATTCTGTGTTGATATTGCCTGACAGGTTTCCTGAAAAGCACCATCTCCAACAAATACTACTGGTCTTTTATCAGGTCTTGCACATTTTATTCCGGTTGCAGCAGGTACCGAATAACCGATAGAAAGCCATGATGCCTGCGCCACAAATCCATTAGGTTCTGCAATACGAATGCCTTGGGCACCCAATAAAGGGAAACCGGCATCGGCAACTACTATATGACTACCATTTATAAAGCTATTGATACGTTGAAAAAAAGTATCGTAGGTAAGGGCTGGTTTCTCTTTTTCCGTTATCTCGTCATCAGCTACAAAAAATGATTCAGGCAGGTAATTTGTGTCATACATTTCGTAGGCACTAAAGGTAACTTTGGTAAGTTCTTCTTTCAGAAATATCATAAAATCCCTTAGCGATACATTCGCTACATAAGAAGGACCTATCCTGACACCGCTGTGATTGGCAAGTACCGTATCGTCTTTCCAAACATCAAAACCACCCAGGTTTTTACCGGTGGTCCATACACCAAGGCCTATTTTTAGCTGGGCTTTTTCGAATTGTTCCTTAACATCTTTTGGAGATGCCTTGCCATTAAAAACCCCTTTGAACTTAGGATGGTTTTCGGATACGATTGATTTCCCGAGTATGGAAGTTACAAATTCCGTATTGGTAGTTTCAATCAGATCCAGGAATTCTTTTTGAATACCGTAGCGCTGGATTTCAATTCCGCCCCAGAAAATGATTTCTTTTCCACGAGCCATCGCAGCGACTCTTTGTGCTGCCTTGCGTGCGCTTGTTTGACATTTTGATGTCTCTCTTTCTACCAATGGAGCGACAGGCGGATTACATTCCATTCGCCATGCATCTTCAAAAACCTCAAGGTAAACCGGTCTTCCATATAAAATACAGGCATTCAGCACTGCATCAATTTTATAAGGAGCATCTGATGAACCTGTGATTTGTTCTGCCGCAACGGTAACATTTCGGAAGACATTGATGTTACTGTACATATCACCTGTCATATGTGATGCCAGCATGCCTTGAACAAGGCTTCGCTGCTGATCTTTGTTGGTCGGAGCCCCATTAATGACAAGCACAGGACAATGTTCTACATAAGAACCTGCAACGGAATTCAACAATGTAAATGCTCCCACTCCATAAGTTACCGCTACTGCTGCAAAACCATTTTGTCTTGCATAAGCATCGGTACAGTGTCCGGCATTTATTTCATTTGTATCATTAACGATTTTAATTTTCGCGTTTTTGTCCTCAAGGATCGTATTTAAAAACGGTGCGGTATAATTGCCCGCAATACCAAATAAGTGGGTGAGACCTAATTGTTCAAGGCGTATTTGCAGGTATTTTGCAACTGATATTTTTTTCTCTGACATCTTAAATCGGGTTATTGAGATTACCTGTATTTTCGTTAACTTCCAGTGCGGTACGGATTCCGGACTCGATAGCACCTTCTATCCAGGCATGTTTCAGGGAAGTATGCTCTCCAGCGAAATGTGCTTTTCCTTGCCAATCGGTCGAAATGATATGACGCTGTAATAACTGCAGCTGACCCGGGTTAAAGATTGCTGCTTCGCCATAAGCATAAGGATCACGCATCCAACTTTGTGTTGCGGCACCAATTAATTTTCCGGTTTCCCCTTTGCGGTTTTTGATGCTTGAAGTGATTACAGCAAGGTCGATAATGCGTTGCTGTTCTTTCTTATCATCGGAGTGCATAATGGCAAGATTTTTAAGTGCATAGAAATACCTGTCATCATCATCCATAGAATCCCAGCGGCTCGCTTCGTCTGACCAGCAATAGGAAGCCAGTACTACACCATGCCCTTTACTTCCTAAATCATTACTCGGATAATACGTAAAACGGTTGGAAAAATCAGTAATTGTACCACCCCCAACGATATTATACGGTGCTTCCTGCCACCATTTTTCACGAAATTCAAGCAATATTTTAGTAGCAGAATCATAATGCAATTCCCGAATTGCTTTTCGTTTTTCTTGCTCGAATTGTGGTGTTACATAAACGTGCCTTAGTGCCGAAAAAGGTATAGTCACAATTACTTCATCAAATTCCATATCACTAACAGATGTTTCTAATGCTTTGTACCCTGCATCTTCATAAAACTGGGAGTCGCGCTTCACCTCTATGTTTACCTCTATTTTTACCTTCTCATTGACAAGCATCATTTTTGTCATCCTGCAATCGAAATAGGTATTTTCTTCTAGTTTATGGGCTTTAAAAAAGGCATTGGGCAGCATGTCACATCCTCCTACAATTTCCATAAATTGCGTAGAATCTTTAATAATATTCTGCTCTATAAAACTCTGGATAAAATCGTAAGCCATCCTGGATTCCAGGTTTTGAATGACACCAATCATTTCGATAGCATTTTCTGAGTACATAGAATGTTCTTTCAAGAATCGACGCATCGAATATTCTCCGTAACGCTCGATCAGCAACGGCCAGTTTTTCATCGGATCTTCTGCAATAAAATCTTTAAGCGGATTGATGAGATTCGCCATTAACTGGTCGGCACGCATGTTTTCGCTACTACCCAAATTAAAGTCGAGCAATTCATTTACATCGACAATTTTCTTCTTATCCTTTGGAATATATTCATTTTGGACAACACGTTTTCGGTTAATATAGAAAAGAGAGTTTCTTGTAACTTCCGGTTCCGGTTTGGCAGGATCTGCCTGATGTGCAATTGCCTGAGCCTTATCGACAGACAAATAATAAAAAGGCTCTGTTTTGAGTCCTAGTTTTTCGATGTATCTGAGTACCATGTTATGTATAGTCGGGATACGCATTGCACCGGCTTCGCCATAAACGGTATCGTCTTCAAAGTATTTTTTGTCCGTAGAATTTCGGAAAGTCTTAATCCTTCCACCAACACGGGTATTAGATTCGACTATCGTTACATTATGGCCCGCTTCCTTTAACATCGCTCCAGCTACCATTCCGGCCATTCCGGCACCAATGATTAGTACGTCTTTTGGCTTATCTGTATGTGGAATTCCTTCGTCTATATATTTTAAATATTGCGTAATAATTGGGTCTTTTTCTTCATCGAGTAAGCCATGTAAGTAGTTTTCCATGATCAGGGAGTTTAGTTGTTTGATTTATACTATGTGAATAAAATCTTTATTAACAACAAATAAACTCACTAAAACTTTGATTATCGTGCGTAGTTCTACCTGTTTTTAGGAGATAGAAAGCCAATTTTTTTATCTCTCTGATTTAAAAAAGTATTTTAGGCTATTTAGAATAAGTATTCAAAAGTGGAGGTGATACTTTAATTGATACTAAAACAGAAAGCGGTCAACTACTCATAGCTCTAAGAGGTTAAAGAATTATGAATAGTAGTATTTATTCTTTGATTAACAAAAAGCATTATGCCTTAACTTAAATGTTATGAAGCCAATAGAAACTCTTACAGTAAAACTGATCCTGCCGCCACGTTCCTGAGAACCAAACAAAAAAACATGAAAAACGAGCAATTAAAGCCTGCCTACAACCCCCAGATCCCCACCGAGAACCAATTCATTAAAAGGTAACATCTCATCAAAATTCCTTTACCTGTCCAAAGTTATCAAGTCATTACTAATGGAGATCTGAATGTTACCAAAAAGAAAAAAACACAGTAGATAACCGTACGAAAAAATCAAAAACATCCCTAAAAAGGGCTAAAAAATAAATTAATTTCTGAGCGCCAGACTAATGACAATCCGCTATTTCTCATTTATGTAAAAAAATAACCATAAAATTAACATTGTCTCTTACAAATTTAGCAGAAATTAACTACTTTTACTCTACTATGCCTCACTAGCGAATATTACTCCTAAGGTCTTAATTATAATTTTATTATCCCCATATATAAATTAAATATCATCAACGAATGAAAAATTTAACCATTATAGGAATAACACCTTTTGAAAAGCCTGACGTCAATTTGATGTCTACACTACATCAGGCCGGAGCATTCCCCGTATTAAGTTTAGGAAATGATCTAACAATCGCTCAAGAAGCATTAAATCAACTTGACCGGATCAGTATACCTTCCTACGGTATCTATCTCACAAATGACAAGCTAGCATCACTTCAACTGTCCGAGCAGGTAAGTCTAGTTATCCTTCCCTTTGGGATCGCAATAAACACCTATCCTAATA is a window from the Flavobacterium cupriresistens genome containing:
- a CDS encoding alpha-keto acid decarboxylase family protein, whose protein sequence is MSEKKISVAKYLQIRLEQLGLTHLFGIAGNYTAPFLNTILEDKNAKIKIVNDTNEINAGHCTDAYARQNGFAAVAVTYGVGAFTLLNSVAGSYVEHCPVLVINGAPTNKDQQRSLVQGMLASHMTGDMYSNINVFRNVTVAAEQITGSSDAPYKIDAVLNACILYGRPVYLEVFEDAWRMECNPPVAPLVERETSKCQTSARKAAQRVAAMARGKEIIFWGGIEIQRYGIQKEFLDLIETTNTEFVTSILGKSIVSENHPKFKGVFNGKASPKDVKEQFEKAQLKIGLGVWTTGKNLGGFDVWKDDTVLANHSGVRIGPSYVANVSLRDFMIFLKEELTKVTFSAYEMYDTNYLPESFFVADDEITEKEKPALTYDTFFQRINSFINGSHIVVADAGFPLLGAQGIRIAEPNGFVAQASWLSIGYSVPAATGIKCARPDKRPVVFVGDGAFQETCQAISTQNKLKHDTIVFVLDNGIYGIEQMLVNPNPFRGADKVEYSIPDLNSVYDYNEMHRWKYAKLVDVFGGKGFEVSSLDELEEVLEQLDTIKENTIIHVNIPKTSIPEAIAYKTEEPGEDEFLDKDWNLC
- a CDS encoding flavin monoamine oxidase family protein; its protein translation is MENYLHGLLDEEKDPIITQYLKYIDEGIPHTDKPKDVLIIGAGMAGMVAGAMLKEAGHNVTIVESNTRVGGRIKTFRNSTDKKYFEDDTVYGEAGAMRIPTIHNMVLRYIEKLGLKTEPFYYLSVDKAQAIAHQADPAKPEPEVTRNSLFYINRKRVVQNEYIPKDKKKIVDVNELLDFNLGSSENMRADQLMANLINPLKDFIAEDPMKNWPLLIERYGEYSMRRFLKEHSMYSENAIEMIGVIQNLESRMAYDFIQSFIEQNIIKDSTQFMEIVGGCDMLPNAFFKAHKLEENTYFDCRMTKMMLVNEKVKIEVNIEVKRDSQFYEDAGYKALETSVSDMEFDEVIVTIPFSALRHVYVTPQFEQEKRKAIRELHYDSATKILLEFREKWWQEAPYNIVGGGTITDFSNRFTYYPSNDLGSKGHGVVLASYCWSDEASRWDSMDDDDRYFYALKNLAIMHSDDKKEQQRIIDLAVITSSIKNRKGETGKLIGAATQSWMRDPYAYGEAAIFNPGQLQLLQRHIISTDWQGKAHFAGEHTSLKHAWIEGAIESGIRTALEVNENTGNLNNPI